CTTACATCCGCATTTCCTCCCATTGGAGCGAAGCCCGTTCGACCTTCCTGTTCTATCAACGAGAATCCGCCTAAAAGCCATACGCGCAAGCGGCATGTGAAAAAACTGGCTTAGAGCAACAGAAAACCGAAGGGCTCGTGCAACGCACCGTGATTCCCGGACCGCCGGTGCGCGTAAGTTACGTACTCACAGAAGCGGGGAAGAGCTTGCAACCTGTTATACAATCCCTAGGGGAGTGGGCAGATCGCTGGGATCAGGCTCTGATAATGTCACGACTACAGTTATGATAATTTCTAAAGTCGTATTTTTGTTTGATGTCGATAATACACTTCTGGACAACGACAAAGTCACGGCTGACCTTAAAAAATATTTAGACAAAACTGTAGGGCGCGAGAAAGAAGAACGCTACTGGCAATTCTTCGAAGAACTTCGGAATGAACTCGGCTATGCGGATTATCTTGGCGCTCTTCAGCGCTATAGAGTCGCGTATCCAAGAGACCCAAACTTACTTTGTCTCTCCCGGTATCTCATCAGTTATCCTTTTGCCAATCGTCTTTATCCGGAATCGCTGGATGCTGTAAATCATGTAAAGCAATGGGGCCCTGCCGTAATATTTTCAGATGGCGACGCTGTTTTCCAGCCGCGCAAAGCCGAACGTTCCGGATTATATGAGGTCTTTGATGAAAACGTGCTGATCTACATTCACAAAGAAGAAAATCTGGATGATGTTGAAAAACGTTATCCAGCAGAGCATTACGCCTTGATAGATGACAAGCTCCGCATACTTCACGCGATCAAACAGATCTGGAAGGATCGCGTGACTACAATTTTTCCAAAACAAGGCCATTATGCGTGGGACC
The DNA window shown above is from bacterium and carries:
- a CDS encoding winged helix-turn-helix transcriptional regulator; translation: MRVSYVLTEAGKSLQPVIQSLGEWADRWDQALIMSRLQL
- a CDS encoding HAD family hydrolase, whose product is MIISKVVFLFDVDNTLLDNDKVTADLKKYLDKTVGREKEERYWQFFEELRNELGYADYLGALQRYRVAYPRDPNLLCLSRYLISYPFANRLYPESLDAVNHVKQWGPAVIFSDGDAVFQPRKAERSGLYEVFDENVLIYIHKEENLDDVEKRYPAEHYALIDDKLRILHAIKQIWKDRVTTIFPKQGHYAWDPEVLRSYPGADISMDRIGNLMQYDLQELMTASTH